The Acidobacteriota bacterium DNA segment CTACAGCATAGCGTTTTCGCTCAGAAATTTGTGTTCCAGTTGTGACAGTTTTTCAAGTGTCACAACTGGCGAAGTGGTAGTCACATTACTTTTATCAATGTCCACATCAGCAGAACGTGCAGCGTCCAGATTGCCAGCGCAAACGGCAGTTGGAATTTAATCACTCCGTACTGGTCTTTCATATTCAACAGAGCCGTCGGCACGATGTTGAAATTCGCCGCCATCGGTGTCATTAACGTCCCGCTTGAACCCGCCGTCAGGGTAATAATCGCGACCATCTCAGGGTTGACGCCTAAAGGTTTGACAATCAACGGCACCAACACGCCCGAAGCAATCACCGGGAATGCCGCAAACGAATTGCCCATGACAATGGTAAACAGCGTCATGCCTAAACAATTCGCCAAGACCAGTAAAAACAGGCTGTTTTCAGGAATAATCTGTTGAATGCCACCGGCAATCAAATCGCCGATTTTTGCCGCCGTAAAAATCACCCCAAGCGAAGCGAGCAGTTGCGGCAACAAACTGAGCGCCCCCATCGCATCATTGATGCGCCGCCCTTCGTTGAACATTACAGCGGGTTTATCTCTGGTGATGCGCAAACACAAAAGCATCGCCATGACCCCACCGAACCCAAGACCGACGAGCGCCGCGCGATTGACGGCGGCAGAATCTATGCCTTCGACTTTGAAATAGAGGGCAATCAAAAACGGCATTGCAAAAACAATCGTCACAACGGGAATGGCGATGACCGGCAAAAAGATTTTATTGCGCAGTCGCCGGGCGTGTGCGGCTTGTTCTTCTTTGGTGGTTTC contains these protein-coding regions:
- a CDS encoding DUF979 domain-containing protein; this translates as MTHIAFVSVVNALLNLDTVYVITGLVLAVFAAMSFRDRANQHRIASGIFWSLLAVAFAFGSFLPHWLTGLLVLAMVVIDGIGRVGRGAYNETTKEEQAAHARRLRNKIFLPVIAIPVVTIVFAMPFLIALYFKVEGIDSAAVNRAALVGLGFGGVMAMLLCLRITRDKPAVMFNEGRRINDAMGALSLLPQLLASLGVIFTAAKIGDLIAGGIQQIIPENSLFLLVLANCLGMTLFTIVMGNSFAAFPVIASGVLVPLIVKPLGVNPEMVAIITLTAGSSGTLMTPMAANFNIVPTALLNMKDQYGVIKFQLPFALAIWTLHVLLMWTLIKVM